From Solwaraspora sp. WMMD1047, the proteins below share one genomic window:
- a CDS encoding DUF2267 domain-containing protein: MSGKQMEGDNQRRRSLARQARKRGQRPSETGATLGSGKQPEHLGSGRRGERPPDLIRNRPATEPATPARTWPLPDSPPGRQPTGESVRYRDLVTSIGRRLGTDFDQARVAAEATVVALVAVLDQPSRERLIDAVPTELHDGGPAANVRPHRDLPRFLTEVARLSSRTREQARYQAQATLNALAEQDRNLIDSLDIPAELRELLEPAEIGGGLVDPGGGIAPLTDDELRAALASLPYWSGDRNALSRTIDLPPDDLDRVLGRIARLRPETGRAPSIGRQPNGSAVVLIRTARRNAVTGLDVALAHQVDAVIDGGGAGDRG; the protein is encoded by the coding sequence ATGAGCGGTAAGCAGATGGAGGGCGACAACCAGCGCAGGCGCTCGCTCGCTCGGCAGGCCCGCAAACGCGGCCAACGGCCCAGCGAGACAGGCGCAACGCTCGGGTCCGGCAAGCAGCCCGAACACCTCGGCAGTGGCCGCCGGGGCGAACGCCCCCCGGATTTGATCCGGAACAGGCCGGCCACCGAGCCGGCCACGCCCGCCCGGACCTGGCCGCTGCCGGATTCCCCGCCGGGTCGGCAACCGACCGGCGAGTCGGTCCGCTACCGCGACCTCGTGACCTCGATCGGGCGCCGCCTCGGGACCGACTTCGATCAGGCCCGGGTGGCCGCCGAGGCGACCGTGGTCGCGCTGGTCGCCGTGCTGGACCAGCCCAGCCGGGAACGGCTGATCGACGCTGTGCCGACCGAACTGCACGACGGCGGGCCCGCCGCCAACGTCCGGCCACACCGGGACCTCCCCAGGTTCCTGACGGAGGTGGCCAGGCTCAGCAGCCGAACCCGGGAGCAGGCCCGATACCAGGCCCAGGCCACACTCAACGCGCTCGCCGAGCAGGACCGCAATCTGATCGACTCGCTGGACATCCCGGCCGAGTTACGGGAGCTGCTGGAACCCGCCGAAATCGGGGGTGGGCTCGTCGATCCAGGCGGTGGGATCGCGCCGCTCACCGACGACGAACTGCGCGCCGCCCTGGCCTCGCTGCCCTATTGGTCGGGAGACCGGAACGCGCTGTCCCGCACGATCGACCTGCCACCGGACGACCTCGACCGGGTGTTGGGCCGGATCGCCCGCCTGCGGCCGGAGACGGGCCGCGCTCCGAGCATCGGCCGGCAGCCCAATGGCAGCGCCGTGGTGCTCATCCGCACCGCGAGGCGCAACGCCGTCACGGGCCTGGACGTCGCGCTCGCCCATCAGGTCGACGCGGTGATCGACGGGGGCGGCGCGGGCGATCGCGGTTGA
- a CDS encoding SRPBCC family protein gives MGVDRDCTEVGDDFVRITRTVNAPIGHVFEYVINADLSHLAPRTGHSPAIVAGSVTTAWNTPGLRRTNTSDDGSTNEEELLTVEPPNSFSYRIDTFTSPRLREVIDSIEGSWYLSDQEDGTTSIEWTYALNPVDEPARSAIKEDLLPLYTERLKTAMTILKNDLEC, from the coding sequence ATGGGTGTCGACCGGGACTGCACCGAGGTGGGGGACGACTTCGTCCGGATCACCCGTACCGTCAACGCTCCCATCGGCCACGTCTTCGAGTACGTCATCAACGCCGACCTGAGCCACCTCGCCCCCAGAACCGGACACTCACCGGCAATCGTGGCCGGCAGCGTCACCACCGCCTGGAACACCCCAGGCCTGCGCCGGACGAACACCTCCGACGACGGCTCGACCAACGAGGAAGAACTACTGACGGTGGAGCCGCCGAACTCGTTCTCGTACCGGATCGACACCTTCACCTCGCCGCGGCTGCGCGAGGTGATCGACAGCATCGAAGGGTCCTGGTACCTCAGCGACCAGGAAGACGGCACCACGAGCATCGAGTGGACATACGCCCTGAACCCGGTGGACGAACCAGCCCGGAGCGCCATCAAGGAGGACCTGCTGCCGCTCTACACCGAGCGGCTGAAGACGGCGATGACCATCCTGAAGAACGACCTCGAGTGCTGA
- a CDS encoding transposase — MGHVVIGMDPHKRSATIEVIDHQEMVLAGGRFGTDRDGYRAMLAAGRRHPERIWAVEGCYGIGRHIAQRLVADGETVVDVPPKLSARVRVFATGQGRKTDPVDAHSVAVAALRARGYAGGSRR; from the coding sequence ATGGGGCACGTCGTTATCGGGATGGATCCGCACAAACGGTCGGCGACGATCGAGGTCATCGACCATCAGGAGATGGTCTTGGCGGGCGGCCGGTTCGGCACCGACCGGGACGGCTACCGGGCGATGCTCGCGGCCGGCCGGCGCCACCCAGAGCGGATCTGGGCGGTCGAGGGCTGTTACGGCATCGGCCGGCACATCGCCCAGCGGCTGGTCGCCGACGGTGAAACGGTGGTGGACGTGCCACCGAAACTGTCCGCCCGGGTCCGGGTGTTCGCCACCGGTCAAGGACGCAAGACCGACCCGGTCGACGCGCACAGTGTGGCCGTGGCGGCGTTACGCGCCAGAGGTTATGCGGGAGGTAGCCGTCGATGA
- a CDS encoding type II toxin-antitoxin system HicB family antitoxin, with product MEMTTYSVSCRRVGNWWAISVPELKGVHTQARRLDQVAAMAREAIALLLETDPAAISIEVYPELPGTVVAALDARRTARDADEKAEQATTTAVRALLGDGYTVRDAGALLGLSPQRISQIAAQNTTRPTSSAA from the coding sequence GTGGAAATGACGACCTACTCCGTGTCCTGCCGACGGGTCGGCAACTGGTGGGCCATCAGCGTGCCCGAACTCAAAGGCGTCCACACCCAGGCCCGCCGGCTCGACCAGGTCGCCGCCATGGCTCGCGAGGCGATCGCGTTGCTGCTCGAGACCGACCCGGCCGCAATCAGCATCGAGGTATACCCAGAGCTTCCCGGAACGGTCGTGGCAGCACTGGACGCCAGACGGACCGCTCGGGACGCCGACGAGAAGGCCGAACAAGCGACCACAACAGCCGTACGGGCACTCCTTGGCGACGGATACACCGTCCGAGACGCGGGCGCTCTTCTGGGATTGTCGCCCCAACGCATCTCACAGATCGCCGCCCAGAACACCACGCGTCCCACCTCAAGTGCGGCGTAG
- a CDS encoding pilin, with translation MRYTPFRRPGAAARRRLGTGRGGRSLVRRLPRCVLAASAVLRLLGAAAVAVAVVAMPGTVYAAEPASVVLAVESIAQVIDNIRLWLVGLLFSWATLCLTVGFLRYTSGDPGEVEKGKLALRSAAIGYAGVLLAPLLVTIVGGWVA, from the coding sequence ATGAGGTATACCCCCTTCCGTCGTCCCGGGGCGGCGGCTCGCCGTCGTCTCGGGACCGGCAGGGGCGGACGCTCGTTGGTCCGCCGCCTGCCTCGATGCGTTCTGGCGGCCAGCGCCGTGTTGAGGCTGCTCGGTGCCGCCGCGGTTGCTGTCGCCGTCGTCGCTATGCCGGGCACGGTGTACGCGGCCGAGCCTGCCTCGGTGGTGTTGGCTGTCGAGTCGATCGCGCAGGTCATCGACAACATCCGTCTGTGGCTGGTCGGCCTTCTGTTCTCCTGGGCGACTCTGTGCCTCACGGTCGGTTTCCTGCGCTACACCAGCGGTGATCCCGGTGAAGTCGAGAAGGGCAAGCTCGCCCTGCGTAGCGCGGCGATCGGCTACGCGGGTGTGTTGCTCGCTCCGCTGCTGGTCACCATCGTCGGTGGGTGGGTGGCCTGA
- a CDS encoding recombinase family protein, protein MYVRQSSVVQVRVHGESTTRQYGLAATAVEMGWAPGGVLTIDADLGVSGRFGAHRDGFTELLARVCRGEVGAIFGLEVSRLARSSGEFARLLELARLTDTLLVDADGVYDLGDVNDRLLLGLKGSMSEAELHLLTGRLHGAKLAAAHRGELRSPLAVGYVYDDGEVVVDPDEQVRQAVEDLFAEFTATGSALGVVKAFATTGRLFPQRKWGGAWDGQIKWGRLTHSRVLQAVKNPVYAGAYAYGRSYDARTVRPDGTVAASRVKRARAEWTVLIQDHHPGYITWQQFLDIEAKLTANHTKAGFRPPREGSALCQGIIFCGVCGGRMGTRYGDAGRVHYLCQHSNPHRTDACRTVAAVTVDDAVAALLLDAVTPQQLKLAVKAADELTDRYTRSHRAAELAVERARYEADRAERAFSNVDPDNRLVARTLESKWEAKLQALADAEAALATARAARPPLPERDALLALAADLPKLWHHPDTQARDRKRLLRTLIADVTLLPEQHKDEVRIGVRWHTGAADEITAGRIGPGRTPTVALDLIRRHGATHTSEQVADILNDAGLRTGRGHRWTKGGVARVREAYTIRGPRTVAIRNGEISVKQAAAELGIPADAIYNWLAHDQVPARRGPSGRWCIPWDPATQAIYRGKIAASVRLRSRLPGLTATPDIPYPPT, encoded by the coding sequence GTGTATGTGCGTCAGTCGAGCGTGGTGCAGGTCCGGGTGCACGGCGAGTCGACGACCCGCCAGTACGGGCTGGCCGCGACCGCCGTCGAGATGGGCTGGGCACCGGGCGGGGTGCTGACCATCGACGCCGATCTCGGGGTGTCCGGCCGATTCGGCGCGCACCGCGACGGGTTCACCGAACTGCTGGCCCGGGTGTGTCGGGGCGAGGTCGGCGCGATCTTCGGCCTGGAGGTGTCCCGGCTGGCGCGATCGTCCGGGGAATTCGCCCGGCTGCTGGAGTTGGCCCGGCTCACCGACACGCTGTTGGTCGACGCCGATGGCGTCTACGACCTGGGCGACGTCAACGACCGCCTCCTGCTCGGCCTCAAAGGCAGCATGAGCGAAGCCGAGTTGCACCTGCTCACCGGCCGGCTGCATGGGGCGAAGCTGGCCGCCGCGCACCGTGGTGAGCTGCGCTCGCCGCTGGCGGTGGGTTACGTCTACGACGACGGCGAGGTCGTCGTCGACCCGGACGAGCAGGTCCGCCAGGCGGTTGAGGACCTGTTCGCCGAGTTCACCGCGACCGGGTCCGCGCTGGGTGTCGTGAAGGCGTTCGCCACCACAGGGCGGCTGTTCCCGCAACGGAAGTGGGGTGGTGCCTGGGACGGGCAGATCAAGTGGGGCCGGCTCACCCATTCCCGGGTGCTGCAGGCGGTCAAGAACCCGGTCTACGCCGGCGCGTACGCCTACGGGCGCAGCTACGACGCCCGGACCGTGCGCCCGGACGGCACTGTCGCGGCCAGCCGGGTCAAACGCGCCCGCGCCGAGTGGACCGTCCTCATCCAAGACCACCACCCCGGCTACATCACCTGGCAGCAGTTCCTCGACATCGAAGCCAAGCTCACCGCCAACCACACCAAAGCCGGGTTCCGGCCGCCCCGCGAGGGCTCCGCGCTGTGTCAGGGGATCATCTTCTGCGGCGTCTGCGGAGGCCGGATGGGCACCCGCTACGGCGACGCCGGCCGGGTGCACTACCTCTGCCAGCACAGCAACCCCCACCGCACGGACGCCTGCCGCACCGTCGCGGCGGTCACCGTCGATGACGCCGTAGCCGCACTGCTGTTGGACGCGGTCACCCCGCAGCAGCTCAAGCTCGCGGTCAAGGCCGCCGATGAGCTGACCGACCGCTACACCCGCAGCCACCGCGCCGCCGAACTCGCCGTCGAACGCGCCCGCTACGAAGCCGACCGCGCCGAACGAGCCTTCAGCAACGTCGACCCCGACAACCGACTCGTCGCCCGCACCCTGGAAAGCAAGTGGGAAGCCAAACTCCAGGCGCTCGCCGACGCCGAAGCCGCCCTGGCCACCGCCAGGGCCGCCCGGCCGCCGCTGCCCGAACGCGACGCACTGCTCGCCCTGGCCGCCGACCTGCCGAAGCTGTGGCACCACCCCGACACCCAGGCCCGTGACCGCAAGCGGCTGCTGCGCACCCTGATCGCCGACGTCACCCTGCTGCCCGAACAACACAAAGACGAAGTCCGCATCGGAGTGCGCTGGCACACCGGCGCCGCCGACGAGATCACCGCCGGCCGGATCGGACCCGGCCGCACCCCCACCGTCGCCCTCGACCTGATCCGCCGCCACGGCGCCACCCACACCAGCGAACAAGTCGCCGACATCCTCAACGACGCCGGGCTTCGCACCGGACGCGGACACCGCTGGACCAAAGGCGGCGTCGCCCGCGTCCGCGAGGCATACACCATCCGCGGACCCCGCACCGTCGCAATCCGAAACGGCGAGATCAGCGTCAAACAAGCCGCCGCCGAGCTGGGCATTCCCGCCGACGCCATCTACAACTGGCTCGCCCACGACCAAGTCCCCGCCCGTCGCGGTCCCAGCGGACGCTGGTGCATCCCTTGGGACCCCGCAACACAAGCGATCTACCGGGGAAAGATCGCCGCGTCGGTTCGGCTCAGGTCGAGGCTCCCAGGTCTCACCGCGACGCCGGACATACCTTATCCACCAACATAA
- a CDS encoding DUF5372 family protein — MVVTHPFHPLRGEELPVLFSARMKGVLVFVCESDGGKRRVSLPQSWTDRGPEAMPDRFAVDGLTAARALVDALASRLSDDTEDAR, encoded by the coding sequence TTGGTCGTTACGCACCCTTTCCACCCATTGAGAGGTGAGGAGTTGCCGGTGTTGTTCAGCGCCCGGATGAAGGGCGTTCTGGTGTTCGTGTGCGAGAGCGACGGCGGCAAGCGGCGGGTATCGCTGCCCCAGTCGTGGACGGATCGAGGCCCTGAGGCGATGCCGGACCGGTTCGCCGTGGACGGACTTACCGCCGCGCGGGCGTTGGTTGACGCGCTGGCATCCCGGCTGAGCGATGACACGGAGGATGCGCGATGA
- a CDS encoding PrgI family protein yields the protein MNPKKNFDDEPYKARIPADIERPDRIAFGMSGRQLVILTISGLLLYAAWTTVATVVHPLVFLAGATPLAAGAFLLAVGRRDGISLDAWVLAALRHRRSPRWLVPADGPVIPAPAWVATTVGPGDRLPLPAPLRLPAKGITGDGLIDLGPDGTAGLVAASTVAFGLRTAGEQNGLVAGFARWLHSLDGPVQIVVRAQQVDLTYLADRFLTAAPGLPHPALEEAARAHVAFLDDLAARRELLHRQITVAVRSRRGPHHTAHAAAEAVRALAGCEVPARVLDGHDVLVRLAASLDPTAPPRAPYSASDGGDQR from the coding sequence ATGAATCCGAAGAAGAACTTTGACGACGAGCCCTATAAAGCTCGTATCCCGGCGGATATCGAGCGGCCGGACAGGATCGCGTTCGGCATGTCGGGCCGACAGTTGGTGATCCTGACCATCTCGGGCCTGCTGCTCTACGCCGCCTGGACGACGGTCGCCACGGTGGTGCATCCGCTGGTGTTCCTCGCAGGGGCGACGCCGCTCGCCGCTGGGGCGTTCCTTCTGGCGGTCGGCCGCCGTGACGGCATCAGCCTCGACGCGTGGGTCCTCGCCGCCCTGCGGCACCGCCGCAGCCCGCGTTGGCTCGTGCCGGCCGACGGACCGGTCATCCCGGCTCCGGCGTGGGTTGCCACCACCGTCGGGCCGGGTGACCGGCTACCGCTGCCCGCACCGCTACGGCTGCCGGCGAAGGGCATCACCGGCGATGGACTGATCGATCTCGGCCCAGATGGCACCGCCGGTCTGGTCGCCGCGTCGACGGTGGCGTTCGGGCTGCGCACGGCGGGTGAGCAGAACGGCCTGGTGGCCGGGTTCGCCCGCTGGTTGCACAGTCTCGACGGGCCGGTGCAGATCGTGGTGCGGGCACAGCAGGTCGACCTGACCTACCTCGCCGACCGGTTTCTCACCGCCGCACCAGGGCTGCCACATCCCGCGTTGGAGGAGGCCGCCCGCGCGCACGTGGCGTTCCTCGATGACCTGGCCGCGCGGCGCGAGCTGCTGCACCGGCAGATCACCGTCGCCGTGCGGAGCCGACGCGGCCCGCACCACACCGCCCACGCAGCGGCAGAGGCGGTACGTGCCCTCGCCGGCTGCGAGGTTCCCGCCCGGGTCCTGGACGGGCACGACGTCCTGGTGCGGCTCGCGGCCAGCCTCGACCCCACCGCCCCACCCCGTGCCCCCTACTCCGCATCTGACGGAGGTGATCAGCGGTGA
- a CDS encoding DUF87 domain-containing protein has translation MNLLSALLPTRRSAPPEPATILPGSPDAVEVDGRHVRVGDGYSTTLVVVGYPAEVGPGWAEPILSYPGLVDAAFHIEPVPPAVASQRLRKQRGRFESSRRHEAAKGRLDDPELDAAAVDAAELAGRVARGEAKLFRLGLYLTVHGTSPEDLADRVAEVRSLASSLLLDTAPVTWRQVQGWISGLPLGVDALGMKRVFDTDALAAAFPFTSPDLPATAGDSGMGVLFGLNLHSAGVVVWDRWAQSNYNAVILARSGEGKSYLAKLDLLRNLCLGVEAFVIDPEDEYRRLADAVGGTVIRLGAPGVKINPLDLPPGDDALHDRARFMHTLVAVMAGGDTAVSAPLPGDEARSLDVAVLAAYRAKGITTDPRTWRRPAPLLADVTAALKDTDDAGRRVASRLHPYVAGSMRGLFDGPTTTAARGHLVVFAIRDLPEQLHPVGTLLTLDTIWRTVRATASGQRPDVLRMVLVDEAWKLLSGGRGGVFLETLAKSARKYGVGLTVVTQDAADVLATKTGRAVVSNAATQVLLRQAPQAIDAVADAFGLTDGERTFLLSCQRGDALLTAGSARVAFHSHASAAEHELIVTGPVTASSGRRR, from the coding sequence GTGAACTTGCTCTCCGCACTGCTGCCGACGCGGCGGTCTGCGCCGCCCGAGCCGGCCACGATCCTGCCCGGCTCCCCGGACGCCGTCGAGGTCGACGGCCGACACGTGCGGGTCGGGGACGGCTACTCCACCACCCTGGTCGTGGTCGGCTACCCGGCCGAGGTCGGCCCGGGGTGGGCCGAGCCGATCCTGTCTTACCCGGGTCTGGTCGACGCCGCCTTCCACATCGAACCGGTCCCGCCGGCGGTGGCATCGCAGCGGCTGCGCAAGCAGCGCGGCCGGTTCGAGTCCTCCCGTCGCCACGAGGCGGCCAAAGGCCGCCTCGATGATCCGGAACTCGACGCTGCCGCGGTTGACGCCGCTGAGCTGGCCGGTCGGGTCGCTCGAGGCGAGGCGAAGCTGTTCCGGCTCGGCCTGTACCTGACCGTCCACGGCACCAGCCCCGAAGACCTCGCGGATCGGGTGGCTGAGGTGCGGTCTCTGGCCTCCTCGCTGCTGCTGGACACCGCGCCGGTGACCTGGCGGCAGGTGCAGGGCTGGATCAGCGGCCTACCCCTCGGCGTTGACGCGCTCGGGATGAAACGGGTCTTCGACACCGACGCCCTCGCCGCCGCGTTTCCGTTCACCAGCCCCGACCTGCCCGCCACCGCAGGGGACAGCGGCATGGGGGTGTTGTTCGGGTTGAACCTGCACTCGGCCGGCGTCGTGGTCTGGGACCGGTGGGCGCAGTCCAACTACAACGCGGTCATCCTCGCCCGCTCCGGGGAAGGGAAGTCCTACCTGGCCAAGCTCGACCTGCTACGCAACCTGTGCCTCGGCGTGGAGGCGTTCGTCATCGACCCCGAAGACGAATACCGGCGGCTGGCCGACGCGGTCGGCGGCACCGTCATCCGCCTCGGCGCACCGGGGGTGAAGATCAACCCTCTCGACCTGCCGCCGGGTGATGATGCCCTCCACGACCGGGCACGGTTCATGCACACCCTCGTGGCGGTGATGGCCGGCGGTGACACCGCCGTCAGCGCACCCCTGCCCGGCGACGAGGCCCGCTCGCTGGATGTGGCGGTGCTGGCCGCGTACCGGGCCAAGGGCATCACCACCGACCCGCGTACCTGGCGGCGGCCGGCGCCACTGCTGGCTGACGTGACGGCCGCGCTGAAGGACACCGACGACGCCGGTCGCCGGGTCGCCTCCCGTCTGCACCCGTACGTCGCGGGCAGCATGAGGGGTCTGTTCGACGGGCCGACCACTACCGCCGCCCGAGGGCACCTCGTGGTGTTCGCCATTAGGGACCTACCCGAGCAGCTTCACCCGGTCGGCACGTTGCTGACCCTGGACACGATCTGGCGCACCGTACGCGCGACCGCCTCCGGGCAGCGACCGGACGTGCTGCGGATGGTGCTGGTGGACGAGGCGTGGAAGCTGCTGTCCGGCGGGCGAGGCGGCGTGTTTCTGGAAACCCTGGCCAAGTCCGCCCGCAAGTACGGGGTCGGACTGACCGTCGTCACTCAGGACGCCGCCGATGTGCTCGCCACGAAGACTGGCCGCGCCGTGGTCTCCAACGCCGCCACGCAGGTGCTGCTGCGGCAGGCGCCGCAGGCGATCGACGCCGTCGCTGATGCGTTCGGGCTCACCGACGGCGAGCGGACGTTCCTGCTGTCCTGCCAACGTGGCGACGCGCTCCTGACGGCCGGGTCGGCGCGGGTGGCCTTCCACAGCCACGCCTCCGCCGCCGAGCACGAGTTGATCGTCACCGGCCCGGTCACCGCCTCGTCTGGCCGCCGCCGCTGA
- a CDS encoding type IV secretory system conjugative DNA transfer family protein, translating into MNTIDTTASARSIGPADGRLNLVPVDQRHGLGGKVIGVANAGPPVRVGISLADCRYHVHAIGPTGTGKTTLLMRMILDDVEAGRGVAAFDPAKGDLIRDLLARFPKQCGDRLVLIDPDERDGPPAINLLDPAIHGGSPHDVAANLTAVMAKVWSRWWGHRTADICYHGLLTLAHLDGATLAHLPRLLSDADWRAKRVDAVTARLNAWEGNTLGEFWEGFNELPAGQRSGLAAPLLSRLRLVLAHPMATSLFGVPATTFSFADILDGGVLLARLPKGILGEDGTRLVGSLLLAGLWQATTARARIPEDDRPDAMIVLDECHNFLHLPIGIDDALAEARGLHTSFVLAHQYLGQLSGDMVEAIDANARNKVYFALAPRDAIDQARHLRPYLDDGDLIRLGGYEVVLRPVAGGRIVPPVTADTEPPPPAIPGRAVELRRAARNHTGLAVKQRRRLLGEAATASAESSIPADAAVANLVGRNTFTVQGEWSSETSNERSNEQRNDPEPPGEHAPLNTSYAQVDGGEEDPWTGTD; encoded by the coding sequence ATGAACACGATCGACACGACAGCGTCCGCGCGCAGCATCGGCCCGGCCGACGGGAGGCTGAACCTGGTCCCGGTCGACCAGCGGCACGGACTGGGCGGCAAGGTCATCGGCGTCGCCAACGCCGGACCCCCGGTGAGGGTCGGGATCTCCCTGGCCGATTGCCGGTACCACGTCCACGCCATCGGGCCGACCGGCACGGGCAAGACGACCCTGCTGATGCGGATGATCCTCGACGATGTTGAGGCCGGACGTGGAGTGGCCGCTTTCGACCCGGCCAAAGGCGACCTCATCCGTGATCTTCTCGCCCGGTTTCCCAAACAGTGCGGTGACCGCCTGGTCCTCATCGACCCCGACGAGCGGGACGGCCCCCCGGCGATCAACCTGCTCGACCCGGCGATACATGGCGGCAGCCCGCACGATGTCGCCGCGAACCTCACGGCGGTGATGGCGAAGGTGTGGTCACGGTGGTGGGGCCACCGCACCGCCGACATCTGCTACCACGGACTGCTCACCCTCGCCCACCTCGACGGCGCCACCCTGGCCCACCTACCACGTTTGCTGTCCGACGCGGATTGGAGAGCCAAGCGGGTCGACGCCGTCACCGCACGGCTGAACGCCTGGGAGGGCAACACCCTCGGCGAGTTCTGGGAAGGGTTCAACGAACTGCCCGCCGGGCAGCGCTCGGGCCTGGCCGCTCCGCTGCTGTCCCGCCTGCGCCTCGTATTGGCGCATCCGATGGCGACGTCGCTGTTCGGGGTGCCGGCCACCACGTTCTCCTTCGCCGACATCCTCGACGGCGGCGTCCTGCTCGCCCGGCTACCCAAGGGAATCCTCGGCGAGGACGGCACCCGCCTGGTCGGCTCCCTGCTGCTCGCCGGGCTGTGGCAGGCCACCACCGCCCGCGCCCGCATCCCCGAGGACGACCGCCCGGACGCGATGATCGTGCTGGACGAGTGCCACAACTTCCTGCACCTGCCCATCGGGATCGACGACGCCCTGGCCGAGGCCCGCGGCCTGCACACCAGCTTCGTCCTCGCTCACCAGTACCTCGGCCAGCTGTCCGGGGACATGGTGGAGGCGATCGACGCCAACGCCCGCAACAAGGTGTACTTCGCCCTCGCCCCCCGCGACGCCATCGACCAGGCACGGCACCTGCGCCCATACCTCGATGACGGAGACCTGATCCGTCTCGGCGGCTACGAAGTCGTCCTGCGTCCCGTCGCGGGCGGGCGGATCGTCCCGCCGGTCACCGCCGACACCGAACCTCCACCACCGGCGATCCCAGGGCGTGCCGTCGAGCTGCGCCGCGCGGCACGCAACCACACCGGCCTTGCGGTGAAGCAGCGTCGGCGGCTACTCGGCGAAGCCGCCACCGCCTCAGCCGAGTCGTCAATCCCGGCCGACGCCGCGGTGGCGAACCTGGTTGGTCGTAACACCTTCACCGTTCAAGGCGAGTGGTCAAGCGAGACCTCTAACGAGCGGTCCAACGAGCAGCGCAACGACCCCGAACCACCGGGTGAACACGCCCCCTTGAACACGTCGTACGCGCAGGTCGACGGCGGTGAGGAGGACCCGTGGACCGGAACCGACTGA
- a CDS encoding replication-relaxation family protein, with the protein MAAELGRLTPRDRLLLDLLDQHRTFTTDQLVDLAFGSIGRARNRLNTLHDRDILDRFRHYHRPGSQAWRWTLGPVGAAILAAGRGEPLPRPAAVRDATARLAMSPTLAHLITVNGFFVALTGHARTHPGARLVRWWNEARCREACGNLVRPDGHGVWADNGPAVPFWVEVDLGTETLRRVAGKLAGYAALPPRRAYPVLFWLPTTARETNLHAHLRQAAVPDGVTVATAAADHAAPSGPAGPVWRIVGHPDRLRLTDLPEQSGGGASWDG; encoded by the coding sequence GTGGCCGCCGAACTCGGCCGGCTCACCCCCCGAGACCGGCTCCTGCTCGACCTGCTCGACCAGCACCGCACCTTCACCACCGACCAACTCGTCGACCTCGCCTTCGGGTCGATCGGCCGAGCCCGCAACCGACTCAACACCCTCCACGATCGAGACATCCTCGACCGGTTCCGCCACTACCACCGGCCCGGCTCGCAGGCGTGGAGGTGGACCCTCGGCCCGGTCGGCGCGGCCATCCTCGCGGCCGGACGAGGTGAGCCGCTGCCCCGCCCGGCCGCCGTCCGCGACGCCACCGCCCGCCTCGCCATGTCCCCGACCCTGGCCCACCTGATCACGGTCAACGGCTTCTTCGTCGCGCTCACCGGGCACGCCCGCACCCACCCCGGCGCGCGGCTGGTGCGCTGGTGGAACGAGGCCCGCTGCCGGGAAGCGTGCGGCAACCTGGTACGCCCGGACGGACACGGCGTGTGGGCCGACAACGGCCCGGCGGTGCCGTTCTGGGTCGAAGTAGATCTCGGCACCGAGACGTTGCGGCGGGTGGCGGGCAAACTCGCCGGCTACGCCGCGCTACCGCCCCGGCGGGCGTACCCGGTCCTGTTCTGGCTACCCACTACCGCCCGGGAGACCAACCTGCACGCCCACCTCCGACAGGCCGCAGTGCCGGACGGGGTGACAGTGGCCACCGCCGCCGCTGACCACGCCGCGCCATCCGGGCCCGCGGGGCCGGTCTGGCGCATCGTCGGGCACCCCGACCGACTGCGCCTGACCGACCTACCCGAACAGTCCGGGGGTGGTGCGTCGTGGGACGGGTAG